The following proteins are co-located in the Rhodothermales bacterium genome:
- a CDS encoding radical SAM protein translates to METAITAPESAPESAPESARGPFDRCESLYWVFTHRCNDACAHCYNTSGPDGDTMTTDECLAVVDNLPARCDRVILSGGEPLTERDKLYAILDALRARYDDATQIMLQTNGDLLTPARLDTLLARGVTRIDIASIDRFHKEAGARRADLEALFRSRGMVGDNTQPLIEKDTYLKRDAVSYGFWGATEDMWLGGNWARGRAIETGLWKRDPDHNFCAILSGGRGFLGGTDLPQEISIQLWKINPCCPGTLHPMGDARKEKVSDVLARVAGSPVFQRINAGDPYAMGESIGISEAYARQRGGELENICRWCDEFFDRHFDVTTLSPRYGADGEPPIWLPVLS, encoded by the coding sequence ATGGAGACCGCTATCACCGCGCCTGAATCCGCGCCTGAATCCGCGCCTGAATCCGCACGTGGACCCTTCGATCGGTGCGAGTCGCTCTACTGGGTCTTCACGCACCGCTGCAACGACGCCTGCGCGCACTGCTACAACACGTCGGGTCCGGATGGCGACACGATGACGACCGACGAGTGCCTCGCCGTCGTGGATAACCTGCCGGCCCGGTGCGACCGCGTCATCCTCTCCGGCGGCGAGCCCCTCACCGAGCGCGACAAGCTCTACGCGATCCTCGACGCCCTCCGCGCCCGCTACGACGACGCCACGCAGATCATGCTGCAGACCAACGGCGACCTGCTCACGCCCGCCCGGCTCGACACCCTGCTCGCCCGTGGCGTAACGCGGATCGATATCGCCTCGATCGACCGGTTCCACAAAGAAGCCGGCGCCCGCCGGGCCGATCTCGAGGCGCTGTTTCGTTCGCGCGGGATGGTGGGCGACAACACGCAGCCGCTCATCGAGAAAGACACGTACCTCAAGCGGGATGCGGTCAGCTACGGGTTCTGGGGCGCGACCGAGGACATGTGGCTCGGGGGCAACTGGGCGCGGGGACGGGCGATCGAGACCGGCCTCTGGAAACGCGATCCCGATCACAACTTCTGCGCGATCCTGTCGGGCGGACGCGGCTTTCTGGGCGGCACCGACCTGCCGCAGGAAATTTCGATCCAGCTCTGGAAAATCAACCCGTGTTGCCCGGGCACCCTGCATCCGATGGGCGATGCGAGGAAAGAGAAGGTGTCGGACGTGCTCGCGCGCGTCGCCGGCTCACCGGTTTTTCAACGGATCAACGCCGGCGACCCCTACGCAATGGGCGAATCGATCGGGATATCCGAAGCCTACGCCCGGCAACGCGGCGGCGAACTGGAAAATATCTGCCGCTGGTGCGACGAGTTTTTCGACCGGCACTTCGATGTCACGACGCTGTCGCCACGTTACGGTGCAGATGGCGAGCCCCCGATCTGGCTTCCGGTTCTTTCTTGA
- a CDS encoding PH domain-containing protein, with translation MTTFPSRRDAWLLALVGVGFLGTVISMFGLLSSSEPAFVRYGLPALMVATFAFVGWIFASTRYELTDTTLTARSGPLQWHVALDQIEEVYPTRNPLSAPALSIHRLGIRVRGGGLVLLISPADRDGFLAELVRRTPGLVKDGDRYHRA, from the coding sequence ATGACGACGTTTCCATCCCGACGCGATGCCTGGCTGCTCGCCCTCGTGGGCGTGGGTTTTCTCGGCACCGTCATAAGCATGTTCGGACTGCTGTCTTCGTCGGAGCCGGCTTTCGTCCGGTACGGCCTGCCGGCGCTGATGGTCGCGACCTTTGCCTTTGTGGGGTGGATTTTCGCTTCGACCCGGTATGAACTGACGGATACCACGTTGACGGCCCGCTCCGGCCCACTTCAGTGGCATGTCGCGCTGGATCAGATCGAGGAGGTTTATCCCACCCGCAACCCCCTTTCGGCGCCCGCGCTGTCGATCCACCGGCTGGGCATTCGCGTGCGAGGGGGCGGGCTCGTGTTGCTGATTTCGCCGGCGGATCGCGACGGCTTCCTGGCGGAGCTCGTCCGCCGGACCCCTGGACTGGTTAAGGATGGAGACCGCTATCACCGCGCCTGA
- a CDS encoding phosphotransferase, giving the protein MTDAEARAYAAESVAVTGAPARLAGGLMNEVWRVPGRPSVIVKHAPPHIASAPEIPLDPHRIEIEGRCLELLGPGGALERIATDAARPPRLLAMDAEAHRLAMEDVGDAPHLGVWLEEAGNAAGQAGAHLGAFIGALHRETAGDTALRADIDNRSIQETRLQVQYRAIGAILNRCGVADAEALGAEAEALGERLLRPGRCLVMGDLWPPSVLVTPAGLRVIDWEFAHFGNPAQDVAHLAAHLWMIGHRRPESHAAACWRGFRGAYAMAVCPVRESLWDADTERDAAVHYAAEILVRAAGAFQGGYLYDGLPADAPAVQEAVRRAVDRLRGGAIGWREGFVD; this is encoded by the coding sequence ATGACGGATGCCGAGGCGCGCGCGTATGCCGCGGAATCGGTCGCCGTCACCGGGGCTCCCGCGCGGCTGGCCGGCGGTCTGATGAACGAGGTCTGGCGCGTGCCGGGCCGGCCGAGCGTCATCGTGAAGCATGCCCCGCCCCATATCGCGTCCGCCCCCGAGATACCGCTCGATCCCCATCGGATCGAGATCGAGGGACGCTGCCTGGAGCTGCTCGGGCCGGGCGGCGCGCTGGAGCGGATCGCCACCGACGCGGCGCGCCCTCCACGGCTGCTGGCGATGGACGCGGAGGCGCACCGCCTCGCGATGGAAGATGTCGGCGACGCGCCGCACCTCGGCGTCTGGTTAGAGGAAGCCGGCAACGCCGCCGGCCAGGCCGGCGCGCACCTCGGAGCGTTCATCGGCGCGCTGCATCGCGAGACGGCCGGCGATACGGCGCTGCGGGCGGACATCGACAACCGATCGATCCAGGAAACGCGGCTGCAGGTCCAGTACCGCGCGATCGGCGCGATCCTGAATCGTTGCGGCGTGGCCGACGCGGAGGCGCTGGGCGCGGAAGCCGAGGCCCTCGGCGAGCGGCTGCTGCGACCGGGGCGATGCCTCGTCATGGGCGACCTCTGGCCGCCGTCCGTGCTGGTGACGCCGGCCGGGCTGCGGGTCATCGACTGGGAGTTCGCCCACTTCGGCAACCCGGCGCAGGACGTCGCCCATCTCGCCGCGCACCTGTGGATGATCGGACACCGGCGACCGGAGTCCCACGCCGCCGCGTGCTGGCGGGGCTTCCGTGGCGCCTACGCGATGGCCGTCTGCCCGGTGCGGGAGTCGCTGTGGGACGCCGATACGGAGCGCGACGCCGCCGTGCACTACGCCGCCGAGATCCTGGTCAGGGCAGCCGGTGCGTTTCAGGGGGGCTATCTGTACGATGGATTGCCGGCCGACGCGCCGGCGGTGCAGGAGGCGGTCCGGCGCGCGGTAGACCGCCTTCGAGGCGGGGCCATCGGCTGGCGGGAGGGGTTTGTGGACTGA
- a CDS encoding 5'-methylthioadenosine phosphorylase, whose amino-acid sequence MSPAIAVIVGSAIQMGAFGRPEPVRVETPWGPWTLYRVERADRPTYVSFRHDYPHRLLPNQIPYRAQAWALREVGCGGLLVTSSVGVLTASLPLYEPLVLTDILTLDNRLPDGSACTMFTEPDARHGHLVLNEGLFSGALSRQAAALAGRARDEAVVFGYVGGPRTKTPAENRMWRDLGAHVNSMTLAPEVILANELEIPCAGLVVGHKYSVPDIDAPGDREAVAETLERSRLAFERAVLAFLQRAEPVAFGNHLFRFTNPGEGHA is encoded by the coding sequence ATGTCTCCAGCCATAGCCGTCATCGTCGGGAGCGCCATCCAGATGGGGGCGTTTGGCCGGCCCGAACCGGTGCGCGTCGAGACGCCGTGGGGGCCGTGGACGCTGTACCGAGTGGAACGGGCGGATCGGCCGACGTACGTCTCGTTTCGGCACGACTACCCCCATCGCCTGCTTCCCAACCAGATCCCGTACCGGGCGCAGGCCTGGGCGCTGCGTGAGGTGGGCTGCGGGGGTTTGCTGGTGACGAGTTCGGTCGGCGTGCTGACGGCGTCGCTGCCGCTCTACGAGCCGCTGGTGCTGACGGACATCCTGACCCTCGACAACCGCCTGCCCGACGGCAGCGCCTGCACGATGTTCACCGAGCCCGATGCCCGGCACGGGCATCTCGTCCTGAACGAAGGCCTGTTTTCCGGGGCACTCAGCCGGCAGGCCGCGGCCCTCGCGGGCCGCGCGCGCGATGAGGCGGTGGTGTTTGGCTACGTGGGCGGGCCGCGTACGAAGACGCCGGCCGAAAACCGGATGTGGCGCGACCTCGGGGCGCACGTCAACTCGATGACCCTCGCGCCGGAAGTCATCCTCGCGAACGAACTGGAGATCCCGTGCGCCGGCCTCGTGGTGGGGCACAAGTATTCGGTGCCCGACATCGACGCGCCCGGGGACAGGGAAGCCGTCGCCGAAACGCTGGAGCGGTCGCGGCTCGCCTTCGAGCGCGCCGTGCTGGCTTTTCTGCAACGGGCCGAGCCGGTCGCGTTCGGCAACCACCTGTTTCGATTTACGAATCCGGGCGAGGGACACGCATGA
- a CDS encoding ABC transporter ATP-binding protein, with the protein MRVSSVFVEIHRLYKTFGREAVVRGLDLALAPRETLSILGRSGCGKTTLLKLIAGLEMPESGTVQLAGTDVTYAEPQTRGAVYLYQEPLLFPHLNAWENIAFGLRLRDEPQAAIALRVEEMLEDLELTTHARKMPNQLSGGQRQRVAFGRAIIIRPALLLLDEPFASLDVEIRGAMQHLFKRLVKRYEITSIFVTHDLKEALLMGDRIAFMKEGRLHAYDSKEAFIRDPEIGVLDEIAFWKGLISE; encoded by the coding sequence ATGCGCGTTTCTTCCGTGTTTGTCGAGATACATCGCTTATATAAAACCTTCGGTCGGGAGGCGGTGGTGCGCGGGTTGGATCTTGCGCTGGCGCCGCGGGAGACGTTGAGTATTCTTGGGCGATCCGGGTGCGGGAAGACGACGCTGTTGAAGCTGATCGCGGGGCTGGAGATGCCGGAGTCGGGGACGGTGCAGCTCGCCGGCACGGACGTGACCTACGCCGAGCCGCAGACGCGGGGGGCGGTCTATCTCTATCAAGAGCCGTTATTGTTTCCGCATCTCAACGCGTGGGAGAACATCGCGTTCGGCCTCCGGCTTCGCGACGAGCCGCAAGCCGCGATCGCCCTCCGGGTGGAGGAGATGCTGGAAGACCTCGAACTGACGACCCACGCCCGCAAGATGCCCAACCAGCTTTCCGGCGGGCAGCGGCAGCGCGTGGCGTTCGGACGGGCGATCATTATCCGGCCGGCGCTCCTGCTGCTGGACGAGCCGTTCGCCAGCCTGGATGTAGAAATACGCGGCGCCATGCAGCACCTGTTCAAACGCCTGGTGAAGCGGTACGAGATTACGTCCATCTTCGTCACGCACGACCTCAAGGAAGCCTTGTTGATGGGCGACCGGATCGCCTTCATGAAGGAAGGCCGGCTGCACGCCTACGACTCCAAGGAAGCCTTTATCCGGGATCCCGAGATCGGGGTGCTGGACGAGATCGCGTTCTGGAAAGGGTTGATTAGCGAATAA